From the Lathyrus oleraceus cultivar Zhongwan6 chromosome 4, CAAS_Psat_ZW6_1.0, whole genome shotgun sequence genome, one window contains:
- the LOC127136318 gene encoding F-box/kelch-repeat protein At3g06240-like, translating into MDWNMNKHKHVTVVAGTNEKVKLRKELHIHEDVAISILLKLCIKSLRRFECVCKSWSLLFDNPNFMTLYRNVFLTKEHPYYDHTSLLLHGVFTPQEVPYEDEIFELYSVCGDRYENKIKLEWPRVKYDQPISVYTLFKQNEYNYVPNFNILGSGSVNGTLCLLPPFLQKTLVLWNPSINDFKVVRPRFVNDDHFAHIHVGFGYDRHTDDYKVICHGQIFSRKNIWEIYSLRTNSWRLLDLNMHHAFMDKQQLYMDGLSHWMCLGETPYERYLLSFDWSNEVFITTSVPSDIDDNFVPLVRKHFVLLKGSIALILNFEETATFHISVLGEISIKESWTKMFIIGPIPCLRYPIGEGKKGDMIFVKEDGGLVSVNLNTQTAEELGFKTKRFCKILNLRENLLPFEGEE; encoded by the coding sequence ATGGATTGGAACATGAACAAGCACAAGCACGTGACTGTGGTTGCAGGGACGAATGAAAAGGTAAAGTTAAGAAAAGAACTACACATACATGAAGATGTTGCGATTTCCATTCTATTAAAATTGTGTATTAAATCTTTGAGGAGATTTGAATGTGTTTGCAAATCATGGTCCCTCTTGTTTGATAATCCTAATTTCATGACTTTGTACCGCAATGTTTTCTTAACAAAGGAACATCCTTATTATGATCATACATCTCTTCTTCTACATGGGGTGTTTACTCCTCAGGAAGTTCCCTATGAAGATGAAATATTTGAATTGTATTCTGTTTGTGGGGATAGGTATGAGAATAAGATTAAATTAGAGTGGCCAAGGGTGAAATATGATCAACCAATATCTGTATATACTCTTTTTAAACAAAATGAGTATAATTATGTTCCTAATTTTAACATTTTAGGTTCAGGTAGTGTTAATGGGACCCTTTGTCTACTCCCACCATTCCTACAGAAAACCCTTGTATTGTGGAATCCATCTATTAATGACTTTAAGGTCGTTCGACCTAGGTTTGTTAATGATGATCATTTTGCTCATATTCATGTTGGGTTTGGTTATGACCGTCATACAGACGACTATAAAGTGATATGTCATGGACAGATATTTAGTAGAAAAAATATTTGGGAGATATATAGTCTAAGAACTAACTCTTGGAGATTACTCGATCTTAATATGCATCACGCTTTTATGGACAAACAGCAATTGTACATGGATGGACTCTCTCATTGGATGTGCCTAGGTGAAACACCTTACGAAAGATATTTGTTGTCATTTGACTGGAGCAATGAAGTTTTCATTACGACATCGGTACCCTCAGACATTGATGACAACTTTGTGCCATTAGTAAGGAAACACTTTGTGTTATTGAAGGGCTCTATTGCTTTGATCTTAAATTTCGAAGAGACGGCTACTTTTCACATTTCAGTTTTGGGAGAAATTAGTATAAAGGAATCATGGACTAAAATGTTTATTATAGGGCCCATCCCTTGCCTTAGGTATCCTATTGGAGAGGGAAAGAAGGGTGATATGATCTTCGTTAAAGAAGATGGTGGACTGGTTTCGGTCAACTTAAATACCCAAACGGCTGAGGAACTTGGTTTTAAAACAAAAAGATTTTGTAAGATACTAAATCTTAGAGAAAACCTTCTTCCGTTTGAAGGGGAAGAGTAA